A genomic segment from Janibacter sp. DB-40 encodes:
- a CDS encoding acetate kinase gives MSVLVLNTGSSSLKYRLVGDDGQPLAGGSVQRVGGDADDPPGSLTHERAGADPVEQELRCDDHGEALEAVVAAFDEHGPDLRHDLDGVGHRVVQGGPDIDGPRLVDDDLLSTIDDLAELAPLHNPVNAALIRTARGLLDAVPHVAVFDTAFFHDLPEDAATYAIDTATARRHGIRRYGAHGTSHEYVSRVVAERLGERSAQAGGPLRQVVLHLGNGASAAAVRGEAPVDTSMGFTPLEGLVMGTRSGDLDPAIVTHLQRVGGMDVETVEDLLNHRSGLEGLCGLTDVRDVVEQAEEGVPAARLALAVYTRRIRRYIGGYAAVLGGLDAVTFTAGVGEHNPRVRADALAGLDFLGIAIDERANAACVGVERDEPVVISTPDSAVQVLVVATDEEGEIARQVRTLIR, from the coding sequence GTGAGCGTCCTCGTCCTCAACACCGGCTCGTCCTCGCTGAAGTACCGCCTCGTCGGTGACGACGGACAGCCGCTCGCCGGCGGATCGGTGCAGCGCGTCGGTGGGGACGCCGACGACCCGCCGGGGAGCCTCACGCACGAGCGTGCGGGAGCCGACCCGGTCGAGCAGGAGCTGCGGTGCGACGACCACGGCGAGGCGCTCGAGGCCGTGGTCGCCGCCTTCGACGAGCACGGGCCCGACCTGCGCCACGACCTCGACGGGGTGGGCCACCGGGTGGTCCAGGGCGGCCCGGACATCGACGGGCCACGTCTCGTCGACGACGACCTGCTGTCGACCATCGACGACCTGGCCGAGCTCGCGCCCTTGCACAACCCCGTCAACGCCGCCCTCATCCGCACCGCCCGCGGCCTGCTCGACGCGGTGCCCCACGTCGCCGTCTTCGACACGGCCTTCTTCCACGACCTGCCCGAGGACGCGGCCACGTACGCCATCGACACCGCGACGGCCCGCCGGCACGGCATCCGGCGCTACGGGGCCCACGGGACCTCCCACGAGTACGTGTCGCGGGTCGTCGCCGAGCGACTGGGGGAGCGCTCCGCGCAGGCGGGCGGCCCCCTTCGCCAGGTCGTGCTGCACCTGGGCAACGGCGCGTCCGCTGCAGCCGTCCGCGGCGAGGCCCCCGTGGACACGTCGATGGGCTTCACCCCGCTCGAGGGCCTGGTCATGGGCACCCGCAGCGGGGACCTCGACCCGGCCATCGTCACCCACCTGCAGCGCGTGGGCGGGATGGACGTCGAGACGGTGGAGGACCTGCTCAACCACCGCAGCGGTCTCGAGGGGCTGTGCGGGCTGACCGACGTCCGCGACGTCGTCGAGCAGGCCGAGGAGGGCGTCCCGGCCGCGCGGCTGGCGCTCGCCGTCTACACGCGACGGATCCGTCGGTACATCGGCGGGTACGCGGCGGTCCTCGGGGGGCTCGACGCCGTCACCTTCACCGCCGGGGTCGGTGAGCACAACCCGCGGGTGCGTGCCGACGCCCTGGCCGGGCTGGACTTCCTCGGCATCGCGATCGATGAGAGGGCCAATGCCGCGTGCGTAGGCGTGGAGCGGGACGAGCCGGTGGTCATCTCCACCCCCGACAGCGCGGTGCAGGTGCTCGTGGTGGCCACGGATGAGGAGGGCGAGATCGCCCGGCAGGTGCGCACGCTCATCCGGTGA
- a CDS encoding WhiB family transcriptional regulator: MTSPGLPHPRFDRPPRAPGRLHIPTPAKGAGAPEESATGDEIPCLTGDPETWFAESPEVLEHAKSLCGPCPLREMCLQGALERGEPWGVWGGELFDRGRVIPRKRTAGRPRKDVAA; the protein is encoded by the coding sequence ATGACCTCACCCGGCCTCCCGCACCCCCGATTCGACCGGCCACCGCGCGCCCCGGGGCGTCTGCACATCCCGACCCCGGCGAAGGGGGCGGGTGCGCCCGAGGAGAGCGCGACGGGCGACGAGATCCCCTGCCTCACGGGCGATCCCGAGACCTGGTTCGCGGAGAGCCCGGAGGTGCTCGAGCACGCGAAGTCGCTCTGCGGCCCCTGCCCGCTGCGGGAGATGTGCCTGCAGGGCGCGCTCGAGCGCGGCGAGCCGTGGGGCGTCTGGGGTGGTGAGCTCTTCGACCGCGGGCGGGTCATCCCCCGCAAGCGGACCGCCGGCCGGCCGCGCAAGGATGTCGCAGCCTGA
- a CDS encoding phosphoketolase family protein, which yields MSAPTPWRRRDETDAPALDAATLERIDRWWRAANYLSVGQIYLMGNPLLRQPLQREHVKPRLLGHWGTTPGLTFLYAHLNRAIAERQQPTLFVTGPGHGGPGLVAATYLEGTYSETYPRISRDTEGLQRLFTQFSFPGGIPSHVAPETPGSIHEGGELGYSLSHAYGAAFDDPDLLVLTVVGDGEAETGALATGWHGNKFLNPVTDGVVLPVLHLNGWKIANPTVLARIGDEELEALMRGYGHTPVVFEAGFDDESPAEIHRRFAEQLDDVLDRIADARATAARQGAEDAERPRWPMIVLRTPKGWTGPELIDGHQTLGHWRSHQVPLANARDTDEHLEDLRAWLASYRPEELFDEDGRLHEDIASLAPEGDLRMGAVPQANGGRRLRKLVLPPVAPHAVDVREPGRVVAEPTRVLGTWLAEVMAANPDNYRVFGPDETASNRLGGLYRETDKQWLADYLPADEGDPMSRVGKVMEMLSEHQCQGWLEGYLLTGRHGLMSSYEAFIHIVDSMVNQHAKWLKVTNEIGWRRPISSLNYLLSSHVWRQDHNGFSHQDPGFIDHVVNKKSEIVRVYLPPDTNTLLSTFHHVMRTEQYINVVVAGKQPGPSWLSMADAERHCARGVGIWEWAGTEEGPGGCDVVLACAGDVPTIETLAAAKILREELPALRTRVVNVVDLMRLQDAAEHPHGLSARHFDTIFTPDKQVIFAFHGYPSLIHRLTYRRTGHPNIHVRGYKEEGTTTTPFDMLMLNDLDRYHLVMDVIDRVPGLGEKAAGLRQRMVDARHDAHEYTRVHGADIPEVAEWTWSAAGVEGATGTDTGGDNE from the coding sequence ATGTCTGCACCGACCCCGTGGCGGCGCCGCGACGAGACCGACGCACCGGCTCTGGACGCTGCCACCCTCGAGCGGATCGACCGGTGGTGGCGTGCGGCGAACTACCTGTCCGTGGGGCAGATCTACCTCATGGGCAACCCGCTCCTGCGCCAGCCCCTGCAGCGTGAGCACGTCAAGCCTCGCCTGCTGGGCCACTGGGGCACCACACCCGGCCTGACCTTCCTCTACGCCCACCTCAACCGGGCCATCGCCGAGCGGCAGCAGCCCACCCTCTTCGTGACCGGCCCCGGCCACGGCGGGCCCGGCCTCGTCGCCGCCACCTACCTCGAGGGCACCTACTCCGAGACCTACCCGCGGATCAGCCGGGACACCGAGGGCCTGCAGCGGCTGTTCACCCAGTTCTCCTTCCCGGGCGGCATCCCCAGCCACGTCGCTCCGGAGACGCCCGGCTCCATCCACGAAGGGGGTGAGCTCGGCTACTCGTTGTCCCACGCCTACGGGGCGGCCTTCGACGACCCGGACCTGCTCGTCCTCACCGTCGTCGGTGACGGCGAGGCCGAGACCGGGGCGCTCGCCACGGGCTGGCACGGCAACAAGTTCCTCAACCCGGTCACCGACGGCGTCGTCCTGCCGGTGTTGCACCTCAACGGGTGGAAGATCGCCAACCCGACGGTCCTCGCCCGGATCGGTGACGAGGAGCTCGAGGCGCTGATGCGCGGGTACGGCCACACCCCCGTCGTCTTCGAGGCCGGCTTCGACGACGAGTCACCGGCCGAGATCCACCGGCGCTTCGCCGAGCAGCTCGACGACGTGCTCGACCGGATCGCCGACGCGCGCGCCACCGCGGCCCGGCAGGGCGCCGAGGACGCCGAGCGTCCCCGCTGGCCGATGATCGTGCTGCGGACGCCGAAGGGGTGGACCGGGCCGGAGCTCATCGACGGCCACCAGACGCTCGGCCACTGGCGCAGCCACCAGGTGCCGCTGGCCAACGCCCGTGACACGGACGAGCACCTCGAGGACCTGCGCGCCTGGCTGGCCTCGTATCGGCCGGAGGAGCTCTTCGACGAGGACGGCCGGCTGCACGAGGACATCGCCTCGCTCGCGCCGGAGGGTGACCTGCGCATGGGCGCGGTGCCCCAGGCCAACGGGGGACGGCGGCTGCGCAAGCTCGTCCTGCCACCGGTCGCACCGCACGCTGTCGACGTCCGGGAGCCCGGGAGGGTCGTCGCCGAGCCCACCCGGGTGCTGGGCACCTGGCTGGCCGAGGTCATGGCCGCGAACCCGGACAACTACCGGGTCTTCGGTCCCGACGAGACCGCGTCCAACCGCCTGGGTGGGCTGTACCGGGAGACCGACAAGCAGTGGCTCGCCGACTACCTGCCGGCCGACGAGGGCGACCCGATGTCCCGCGTCGGGAAGGTCATGGAGATGCTCAGCGAGCACCAGTGCCAGGGGTGGCTCGAGGGGTACCTGCTCACCGGGCGGCACGGGCTGATGTCGAGCTACGAGGCGTTCATCCACATCGTCGACTCGATGGTCAACCAGCACGCCAAGTGGTTGAAGGTGACCAACGAGATCGGCTGGCGGCGCCCGATCAGCTCGCTGAACTATCTGCTCAGCTCGCACGTGTGGCGCCAGGACCACAACGGCTTCTCCCACCAGGACCCCGGCTTCATCGACCACGTTGTCAACAAGAAGTCGGAGATCGTGCGGGTCTACCTGCCGCCGGACACGAACACGCTCCTGTCGACCTTCCACCACGTGATGCGCACGGAGCAGTACATCAACGTCGTCGTCGCCGGCAAGCAACCCGGTCCCTCCTGGCTGTCGATGGCGGACGCGGAGCGCCACTGCGCGCGCGGAGTGGGCATCTGGGAGTGGGCCGGCACCGAGGAGGGGCCGGGCGGCTGCGACGTCGTCCTCGCCTGCGCCGGGGACGTCCCGACGATCGAGACGCTCGCCGCCGCGAAGATCCTGCGCGAGGAGCTGCCCGCCCTGCGCACCCGGGTCGTCAACGTCGTCGACCTCATGCGGCTGCAGGACGCGGCCGAGCACCCGCACGGGCTGTCCGCACGCCACTTCGACACGATCTTCACCCCGGACAAGCAGGTGATCTTCGCCTTCCACGGCTACCCGAGCCTCATCCACCGACTGACCTACCGCCGGACCGGTCACCCGAACATCCACGTACGCGGCTACAAGGAGGAGGGGACGACCACCACCCCCTTCGACATGCTGATGCTCAACGACCTCGACCGCTACCACCTCGTCATGGACGTCATCGACCGCGTGCCCGGGCTGGGCGAGAAGGCCGCCGGGCTGCGGCAGCGGATGGTCGACGCGCGCCACGACGCCCACGAGTACACCCGGGTGCACGGCGCCGACATCCCGGAGGTCGCCGAGTGGACGTGGTCGGCCGCCGGGGTGGAGGGAGCGACGGGCACCGACACCGGCGGCGACAACGAGTGA
- a CDS encoding DUF5302 domain-containing protein, with the protein MGHHESAPEDVKAKFREALEKKQSHGGADVSPHGARGKVGGTHDAETSGAQQMFRRKSG; encoded by the coding sequence ATGGGTCACCACGAGAGCGCACCCGAGGACGTGAAGGCGAAGTTCCGGGAGGCGTTGGAGAAGAAGCAGTCGCACGGCGGGGCGGATGTCTCGCCCCATGGCGCCCGCGGCAAGGTCGGCGGCACGCACGATGCCGAGACCAGCGGCGCCCAGCAGATGTTCCGCCGCAAGAGCGGCTGA
- the fbaA gene encoding class II fructose-bisphosphate aldolase: MPIATPDVYRDMLDRAKAGSFAYPAINVTSSQTLNAAIRGFAEAGSDGIVQVSTGGGEYLSGPTIKDMVTGSLALAAYAQEVAKNYDVNIALHTDHCPKDKLDGFVRPLLAASKERRDKTGLPIFQSHMWDGSAVELHENLAIAEELLELAAAADIILEVEIGVVGGEEDGVANDINDKLYTTPGDTLDMVKALGLGEKGRYMAALTFGNVHGVYKPGNVKLRPEILKQCQDAVSEKYGKDAGSRPLDLVFHGGSGSTPQEISDAVDYGVVKMNVDTDTQYAFTRPVAGWMLENYTGVLKIDGEVGNKKQYDPRAWGKEAEASMAARVVEACENLRSAGTSVKA; the protein is encoded by the coding sequence ATGCCCATCGCTACTCCGGACGTCTACCGCGACATGCTCGATCGCGCGAAGGCCGGGTCGTTCGCCTACCCCGCCATCAACGTGACCTCGAGCCAGACGCTCAACGCCGCCATCCGCGGCTTCGCAGAGGCCGGGAGCGACGGGATCGTCCAGGTCTCGACCGGCGGCGGGGAGTACCTCTCCGGCCCGACGATCAAGGACATGGTCACCGGCTCGCTCGCGCTCGCCGCGTACGCGCAGGAGGTGGCGAAGAACTACGACGTCAACATCGCCCTGCACACCGACCACTGCCCCAAGGACAAGCTCGACGGCTTCGTGCGTCCGCTCCTCGCCGCGAGCAAGGAGCGTCGCGACAAGACCGGCCTGCCGATCTTCCAGTCGCACATGTGGGACGGCTCGGCCGTCGAGCTGCACGAGAACCTCGCCATCGCCGAGGAGCTGCTCGAGCTCGCCGCCGCGGCCGACATCATCCTCGAGGTCGAGATCGGTGTGGTCGGCGGCGAGGAGGACGGTGTCGCCAACGACATCAACGACAAGCTCTACACCACCCCCGGCGACACCCTCGACATGGTCAAGGCGCTCGGGCTCGGCGAGAAGGGCCGGTACATGGCCGCGCTGACCTTCGGCAACGTGCACGGCGTGTACAAGCCGGGCAACGTCAAGCTCCGCCCCGAGATCCTCAAGCAGTGCCAGGACGCGGTGAGCGAGAAGTACGGCAAGGACGCCGGCAGCCGTCCGCTCGACCTCGTCTTCCACGGTGGCTCGGGCTCGACCCCGCAGGAGATCTCCGACGCAGTCGACTACGGCGTCGTCAAGATGAACGTCGACACCGACACGCAGTACGCCTTCACCCGCCCGGTCGCCGGCTGGATGCTGGAGAACTACACCGGGGTCCTGAAGATCGACGGTGAGGTCGGCAACAAGAAGCAGTACGACCCACGGGCCTGGGGCAAGGAGGCGGAGGCGTCGATGGCGGCCCGCGTCGTCGAGGCCTGCGAGAACCTGCGCTCCGCCGGGACGTCGGTGAAGGCCTGA
- a CDS encoding DUF3151 domain-containing protein — MDNLLSIPETKLPEDPAAARIDAGEDPTTVAADLPSSSLPWAVLAERSLDGGRSIEGYAYARTGYHRGLDALRRSGWKGQGPVPWSHEPNRGFLRALAALSQAAGEIEETEEEQRCRTFLADSSPEAAQQLLG; from the coding sequence ATGGACAACCTGCTGAGCATCCCCGAGACCAAGCTCCCCGAGGACCCGGCCGCGGCGCGGATCGACGCGGGCGAGGACCCCACGACCGTGGCGGCGGACCTCCCTTCGTCCTCCCTGCCGTGGGCCGTCCTGGCCGAGCGGTCGCTCGACGGCGGCCGCAGCATCGAGGGCTACGCCTACGCCCGTACGGGCTACCACCGCGGGCTGGACGCGCTGCGCCGCTCCGGGTGGAAGGGCCAGGGACCGGTGCCGTGGTCGCACGAGCCCAACCGCGGCTTCCTGCGGGCCCTTGCGGCCCTGTCCCAGGCGGCCGGCGAGATCGAGGAGACCGAGGAGGAGCAGCGCTGCCGCACCTTCCTCGCCGACTCCTCGCCGGAGGCGGCCCAGCAGCTGCTCGGCTGA
- the purD gene encoding phosphoribosylamine--glycine ligase produces the protein MKVLVLGSGAREHALVRALTHDPTVDAVIAAPGNPGTDALALNVPVDAADPDAVLELARRHAVDLVVIGPEAPLVAGVADTLRRAGVRCFGPSADAARLEGSKAYAKEVMAAAGVPTGLARVCTSEDELAEALDAFGAPHVVKDDGLAAGKGVVVTEEREVAMAHGRACLAKGDDARVVIEEFLDGPEASLFCICDGTRVVALDLAQDFKRIFDGDEGPNTGGMGAYSPLDWAPEGLADDVVARVAQPVVDEMARRGTPFVGVLYVGLALTSAGPRVIEFNVRFGDPETQSVLARLDSPLGVLLAAAADGGLSDLEPLRWSAESAVTVVLSAEGYPSSPVTGVGIDGLEDLAASDLAEHVHVLHAGTRIVAEGDLPQLVSSGGRVLSVVALGDDLAQARTRAYEAVERIDFPGSHHRTDIALRASRHEIRLP, from the coding sequence GTGAAGGTTCTCGTCCTCGGCTCCGGCGCCCGCGAGCACGCCCTGGTGCGTGCCCTGACCCACGACCCCACGGTGGACGCCGTCATCGCCGCCCCCGGCAACCCCGGCACCGACGCGCTCGCGCTCAACGTGCCGGTCGACGCAGCCGACCCCGACGCCGTCCTCGAGCTGGCCCGGCGCCACGCCGTCGACCTCGTCGTCATCGGGCCGGAGGCCCCACTGGTCGCCGGTGTCGCCGACACGCTGCGCCGGGCCGGGGTCCGGTGCTTCGGGCCGAGCGCTGACGCCGCCCGTCTCGAGGGCAGCAAGGCGTACGCCAAGGAGGTCATGGCGGCCGCCGGCGTGCCGACCGGTCTGGCGCGGGTGTGCACGAGCGAGGACGAGCTGGCCGAGGCGCTCGATGCCTTCGGCGCCCCCCACGTCGTCAAGGACGACGGCCTCGCCGCCGGCAAGGGGGTCGTCGTCACCGAGGAGCGCGAGGTCGCCATGGCGCACGGCCGGGCCTGCCTGGCGAAGGGGGACGACGCCCGGGTGGTCATCGAGGAGTTCCTCGACGGGCCCGAGGCGAGCCTCTTCTGCATCTGCGACGGCACGCGGGTCGTCGCCCTGGACCTCGCGCAGGACTTCAAGCGCATCTTCGACGGTGACGAGGGGCCGAACACCGGCGGCATGGGCGCCTACAGCCCGCTCGACTGGGCGCCCGAGGGGCTCGCCGACGACGTCGTCGCCCGGGTGGCCCAGCCGGTCGTCGACGAGATGGCCCGGCGCGGGACCCCCTTCGTCGGGGTGCTCTACGTCGGCTTGGCCCTGACGTCCGCCGGCCCGCGGGTGATCGAGTTCAACGTCCGCTTCGGCGACCCGGAGACGCAGTCGGTCCTCGCCCGCCTCGACTCGCCCCTGGGCGTGCTCCTCGCCGCCGCCGCCGACGGCGGGCTGTCCGACCTCGAGCCGTTGCGCTGGAGCGCCGAGTCCGCCGTGACCGTCGTCCTGTCCGCGGAGGGCTACCCGTCCTCGCCGGTGACCGGGGTCGGGATCGACGGGCTCGAGGACCTCGCCGCGAGCGACCTGGCCGAGCACGTCCACGTGCTGCACGCCGGTACGCGCATCGTCGCCGAGGGTGACCTCCCGCAGCTCGTCTCCTCGGGTGGCCGCGTGCTCTCCGTCGTCGCGCTCGGAGACGATCTCGCGCAGGCGCGCACGCGTGCCTACGAGGCCGTCGAGCGGATCGACTTCCCCGGCAGCCACCACCGCACCGACATCGCGCTGCGGGCCTCGCGCCACGAGATCCGCCTCCCCTAG
- a CDS encoding adenylosuccinate synthase: MPAIVLIGAQWGDEGKGKATDLMGSDVDYVVKFNGGNNAGHTVVIDGEKYALHLLPSGILTPTVIPVIGNGVVVDLEVLFEELAGLEARGVDVAKLRLSANAHIIPPYNRTLDKVTERFLGKRKIGTTGRGIGPTYADKMNRVGIRVQDVFDEGILRQKVEAALSLKNQVMAKVYNTRAADVDLVVEELLSYADRLRPMVTDTSLELEQALDAGKNVLLEAGQATLLDVDHGTYPFVTSSSATAGGACTGSGIPPTRVSRVIAILKAYSTRVGEGPFPTELFDDDGEFLRKTGHEYGTTTGRPRRTGWLDAVVGRYATRINGVTDFVITKLDVLTGLERVPICVAYEIDGERVDQMPVNQSDVHHAQPIYEYLDGWWEDITQCRSFDELPANAQAYVLRAEELIGARVSAIGVGPGRDEIIQRHPLLDA, from the coding sequence ATGCCGGCGATCGTGCTGATCGGCGCCCAGTGGGGCGACGAGGGCAAGGGCAAGGCCACCGACCTGATGGGCAGCGACGTCGACTACGTCGTGAAGTTCAACGGTGGCAACAACGCCGGTCACACCGTGGTCATCGACGGCGAGAAGTATGCGCTGCACCTGCTGCCCTCCGGCATCCTCACCCCGACCGTCATCCCGGTCATCGGCAACGGAGTCGTCGTCGACCTCGAGGTCCTCTTCGAGGAGCTCGCCGGACTCGAGGCGCGGGGCGTCGATGTCGCCAAGCTGCGCCTGAGCGCCAACGCGCACATCATCCCGCCGTACAACCGCACCCTGGACAAGGTCACCGAGCGCTTCCTCGGCAAGCGCAAGATCGGCACGACGGGCCGCGGCATCGGGCCGACCTACGCCGACAAGATGAACCGTGTCGGCATCCGGGTGCAGGACGTCTTCGACGAGGGCATCCTGCGGCAGAAGGTCGAGGCCGCGCTCTCCCTCAAGAACCAGGTGATGGCCAAGGTCTACAACACCCGCGCCGCGGACGTGGACCTCGTCGTCGAGGAGCTGCTGTCCTACGCCGACCGGCTGCGCCCGATGGTCACCGACACCAGCCTCGAGCTGGAGCAGGCGCTCGATGCGGGCAAGAACGTCCTGCTCGAGGCGGGCCAGGCGACGCTGCTCGACGTCGACCACGGCACCTACCCCTTCGTCACCTCCTCCTCGGCGACCGCCGGCGGCGCGTGCACCGGCTCCGGCATCCCGCCGACCCGGGTCAGCCGCGTCATCGCGATCCTCAAGGCCTACTCGACCCGTGTCGGTGAGGGCCCCTTCCCGACGGAGCTGTTCGACGACGACGGGGAGTTCCTGCGCAAGACCGGGCACGAGTACGGCACGACGACCGGGCGCCCACGTCGCACCGGCTGGCTCGACGCCGTCGTCGGTCGCTACGCGACCCGGATCAACGGCGTCACCGACTTCGTCATCACCAAGCTCGACGTCCTCACCGGTCTCGAGCGCGTGCCGATCTGCGTCGCCTACGAGATCGACGGCGAGAGGGTCGACCAGATGCCGGTCAACCAGTCCGACGTCCACCACGCCCAGCCGATCTACGAGTACCTCGACGGCTGGTGGGAGGACATCACCCAGTGCCGCTCGTTCGACGAGCTGCCGGCCAACGCCCAGGCCTATGTCCTGCGCGCCGAGGAGCTCATCGGTGCCCGGGTCTCGGCGATCGGCGTCGGCCCCGGCCGCGACGAGATCATCCAGCGCCACCCGCTGCTCGACGCCTGA
- a CDS encoding AAA family ATPase has product MTDTHVDAIAAEIAIEQKHLDRVNTELAKAGRRADLVAVDGMSRGRTSRTGDVRDEEMSGLFERDALVYNAARRRAHLEHQHEGLVFGRLDLEEDSEDEREIRYIGRLGVRDDDYEPLVIDWRAPAASPFYRATPGNNLGVIRRRVLRSRGEEVIGVEDDLMVPEAPDDMVVVGDGALLAALTRSRGQQMRDIVATIQAHQDEAIRATDRGITEITGGPGTGKTVVALHRAAFLLYANRRRYESGGILVIGPSSAYTAYIERVLPSLGEDSVTLRSLGDVVDVITAVRHDPPEVAALKGSLQMRTVLKRLATMAVPGAPTSLRVMVDGRAVHLDEGTLADIRRRALRDRTRNQATNAVRDLLAEAAWRQVREGDREEFLDAFDSSMAVDTFLGEWWPQVDPREALLWLEDTELAYDVCRSVLSQGDAAALAHATRETLELGTWTVADAALIDELSVRLGLVEHETPEERSFFEIEEMDGVEELRAMGSAIKDPLVEHHLSPTSARDRLLYDYIGPADEYAHVLVDEAQDLSPMQWRMIGRRGRRASWTVVGDVAQASWPDPAEADRARREAYGTQQLQSFHMTTNYRNAQEIFDYARRVILPAVPDADIPDAVRETGVDPVEVTFGDALDTSRPAVGTVAEQALADLAQEVEGSIAVITPQRHAAAVQALAEGYDGRVTVIDPLSTKGLEWDATLVVDPDAIVDESPGGARILYVVLTRAAHRMTVLRPTE; this is encoded by the coding sequence GTGACCGACACCCATGTCGACGCCATCGCTGCCGAGATCGCCATCGAGCAGAAGCACCTGGACCGCGTGAACACCGAGCTGGCCAAGGCCGGCCGCCGAGCCGACCTCGTCGCCGTCGACGGCATGTCCCGCGGCCGCACGTCCCGGACGGGCGACGTGCGCGACGAGGAGATGTCCGGGCTCTTCGAGCGGGACGCGCTGGTCTACAACGCAGCCCGCCGCCGGGCGCACCTCGAGCACCAGCACGAGGGCCTCGTCTTCGGCCGCCTCGACCTCGAGGAGGACAGCGAGGACGAGCGCGAGATCCGCTACATCGGACGCCTCGGGGTCCGCGACGACGACTACGAGCCGCTCGTCATCGACTGGCGCGCGCCGGCCGCCTCGCCGTTCTACCGCGCGACCCCCGGCAACAACCTGGGCGTCATCCGCCGCCGGGTGCTGCGCAGCCGCGGCGAGGAGGTCATCGGCGTCGAGGACGACCTCATGGTCCCCGAGGCCCCGGACGACATGGTCGTCGTCGGCGACGGTGCCCTGCTGGCGGCCCTGACCCGCAGCCGCGGCCAGCAGATGCGTGACATCGTCGCGACCATCCAGGCCCACCAGGACGAGGCGATCCGCGCGACCGACCGCGGCATCACCGAGATCACCGGCGGCCCCGGCACGGGCAAGACGGTCGTCGCCCTGCACCGCGCCGCCTTCCTGCTCTACGCCAACCGCCGACGCTACGAGTCCGGGGGCATCCTCGTCATCGGCCCCTCCTCCGCCTATACCGCCTACATCGAGCGGGTCCTGCCCTCGCTGGGCGAGGACTCGGTGACGCTGCGCTCGCTCGGCGACGTCGTCGACGTCATCACCGCGGTGCGGCACGACCCCCCCGAGGTCGCCGCGCTCAAGGGCTCGCTGCAGATGCGCACCGTCCTGAAGCGACTGGCGACGATGGCCGTCCCCGGGGCCCCGACGAGCCTGCGCGTCATGGTCGACGGCCGGGCGGTCCACCTCGACGAGGGGACGCTCGCCGACATCCGCCGGCGGGCCCTGCGCGACCGCACCCGCAACCAGGCGACCAATGCCGTACGGGACCTGCTCGCCGAGGCCGCGTGGCGCCAGGTGCGCGAGGGGGACCGCGAGGAGTTCCTCGACGCCTTCGACAGCTCGATGGCCGTCGACACCTTCCTCGGTGAGTGGTGGCCGCAGGTCGATCCCCGCGAGGCCCTGCTGTGGCTCGAGGACACCGAGCTGGCCTACGACGTCTGCCGGTCGGTGCTCAGCCAGGGCGATGCCGCCGCGCTGGCGCACGCCACCCGCGAGACGCTCGAGCTCGGCACCTGGACCGTCGCCGACGCCGCCCTCATCGACGAGCTGTCCGTGCGCCTGGGGCTGGTCGAGCACGAGACGCCGGAGGAGCGCTCCTTCTTCGAGATCGAGGAGATGGACGGGGTCGAGGAGCTGCGCGCCATGGGATCGGCGATCAAGGACCCGCTCGTCGAGCACCACCTCAGCCCGACCAGCGCCCGCGACCGACTCCTGTACGACTACATCGGTCCCGCCGACGAGTACGCGCACGTGCTCGTCGACGAGGCCCAGGACCTCTCCCCGATGCAGTGGCGGATGATCGGGCGCCGTGGCCGTCGGGCCTCGTGGACCGTCGTCGGCGATGTCGCGCAGGCCTCGTGGCCGGACCCCGCCGAGGCCGATCGTGCACGCCGGGAGGCCTACGGGACCCAGCAGCTGCAGTCCTTCCACATGACGACGAACTACCGCAACGCGCAGGAGATCTTCGACTACGCGCGCCGGGTGATCCTGCCCGCCGTCCCCGATGCCGACATCCCGGACGCCGTGCGCGAGACCGGAGTCGACCCGGTCGAGGTGACCTTCGGGGACGCGCTGGACACCTCGCGCCCCGCTGTCGGCACGGTCGCCGAGCAGGCACTGGCCGACCTCGCGCAGGAGGTCGAGGGCTCGATCGCGGTCATCACCCCACAGCGGCACGCGGCGGCCGTACAGGCCCTCGCCGAGGGGTACGACGGCCGGGTCACGGTCATCGACCCGCTGTCGACGAAGGGCCTGGAGTGGGACGCGACGCTCGTCGTCGACCCGGACGCCATCGTCGACGAGTCCCCCGGTGGGGCGCGCATCCTCTACGTCGTGCTCACCCGCGCCGCCCACCGGATGACGGTCCTGCGGCCGACGGAGTGA